A region of Scleropages formosus chromosome 2, fSclFor1.1, whole genome shotgun sequence DNA encodes the following proteins:
- the LOC108923241 gene encoding zinc finger protein 271-like, giving the protein TAEGQNSKEKFQCIRYGKSFFRVSTLKQHQHVHSGEKPYPCHLCGKRFSHRRTLTAHQRVHSGEKPYTCSQCGKKFFYKSTLNKHQVVHSHEKPFECDKCPKSFSCAGALKAHQVVHSCEKPFGCDKCPKSFSRAGTLKAHQIVHSCEKPFGCDKCPKSFSRTGDLKKHHRVHSGEKPYMCHLCGKRFSDRSPLKKHQRVHSGEKPYTCHHCGKKFRYRSTLKKHQRVHSGEKPYKCMQCGKSFSDSGNLRNHQLFHSGEKSYKCCQCEKSFFNQRALKKHQVVHSREKLFGCDKCPKSFFRAEYLKKHQVVHSCEKLFVCSECSKTFSCESTLKSHQVVHSCEKPFRCDKCPRSFSRAQYLKKHQVVHSCENAFGCDKCPKSFPRGSDLKNHQVVHSNEKPFGCDKCPKSFSNAGNLKRHQVVHACEKPFGCDKCPKSFSRADNLKQHQVFHSLEKPFACDQCPKSFARADILKRHQVVHSCENPH; this is encoded by the coding sequence ACTGCTGAAGGCCAGAATTCTAAGGAAAAATTTCAATGTATTCGCTATGGAAAGAGTTTTTTCcgagtaagtaccttaaaacagcaccagcatgttcattctggtgaaaaacCATACCCCTGTCATCTTTGTGGAAAGAGGTTTAGCCACAGACGTACCTTAACAGCCCACcagcgtgttcattctggtgaaaaacCGTATACGTGTAGTCAATGTGGAAAGAAGTTTTTCTATAAAAGTACCTTAAATAagcaccaggttgttcattctcaTGAAAAGCCATTTGaatgtgataaatgtccaaAGAGTTTCTCTTGTGCAGGTGCCCTTAAAGCgcaccaggttgttcattcttGTGAAAAACCGTTCGGATGTGATAAATGTCCAAAGAGTTTCTCTCGTGCAGGTACCCTAAAAGCACACCAGATTGTTCATTCTTGTGAAAAACCGTTTGGATGTGATAAATGTCCAAAGAGTTTCTCTCGTACAGGTGACTTAAAAAAGCACCAccgtgttcattctggtgaaaaacCATACATGTGTCATCTTTGTGGAAAGCGGTTTAGTGACAGAAGCCccttaaaaaagcaccagcgtgttcattctggtgaaaaacCATACACATGTCATCATTGTGGAAAGAAGTTTAGGTACAGAAGTAccttaaaaaagcaccagcgtgttcattctggtgaaaaacCGTACAAATGTATgcaatgtggaaagagtttttctgACAGTGGCAACTTAAGAAACCACCAGCTttttcattctggtgagaaatcATACAAATGTTGTCAGTGTGAAAAGAGTTTTTTCAATCAGCGTGCcttaaaaaagcaccaggttgttcattctcgTGAAAAACTGTTTGGATGTGATAAATGTCCAAAGAGTTTCTTCCGTGCAGAATActtaaaaaagcaccaggttgttcattcttGTGAAAAACTGTTTGTATGCAGCGAATGTTCAAAGACTTTCTCCTGTGAAAGTACCTTAAAATCacaccaggttgttcattcttGTGAAAAACCATTCAGATGTGATAAATGTCCAAGGAGTTTCTCCCGTGCACAATActtaaaaaagcaccaggtaGTTCATTcttgtgaaaatgcatttgGATGTGATAAATGTCCAAAGAGTTTCCCCAGGGGAAGTGACTTAAAAAAccaccaggttgttcattccAATGAAAAACCGTTTGGATGTGATAAATGTCCAAAGAGTTTCTCCAATGCAGGTAACTTAAAAAGGCACCAGGTTGTTCATGCTTGTGAAAAACCGTTTGGATGTGATAAATGTCCAAAGAGTTTCTCTCGTGCAGATAATCTAAAACAGCACCAGGTTTTTCATTCTCTTGAAAAACCATTTGCGTGTGATCAGTGTCCGAAGAGTTTCGCCCGTGCAGATATCTTAAAAAGgcaccaggttgttcattcttGTGAGAACCCACACTGA